The nucleotide window ATCCTTCCTTCTCATGACAGATCTTCACAAAAAAAAGCTCACAAATTAGACGGTTTATGGGAAAGCACTTCGATAAGCATggaattcacacacaaaaaaacctagGCAGAAGGGAGGCTGGTGTGGATTTTGAAAGCCAAGTGGGAATTCGAGAATTTACactttcccccccacccccggtaaCCTGTTATGAGGCTTTAATTTTACTCCAATTTTGAGGCCAGTCCTCAGTCTTCACCAGGTCTCAGAAAAGCAAGAGCCCTGATGTTGCTGTTCATCTTTTTAGCAATGTGGGAAGAAATACTCACAGAGTCAAGGTAGAACCCAGAGTCTTGAAAGCTGTGACGATTGTCATGAGCAGAGAAGGGGAAGTTGTTATTTACTGCTTGCTGGAAAAGAGCAAGGGGAGAGATAAAAAGGCACACATGGGAACCACAGCAGGCTTCCAGAACCTGCCTACAGTGGcctggaaggaaggaggcaggtTGACCACTAAGTGAGAACTAAACGCATCCACAGTGATGGAGCAAACAGCAAACACTGGAGGGGTTAGGTGTGTACATCAGCTCAAGGCTTTGAAACTCCACTTCATTGCCAGCTTTCTTAAAATTATaacaagttttctttaaaatacctTATTGAGAGGCAAGGAAAGGAAAGTCAGTAGGCATGGAATTGAAGGCTGGAAAGGAATTCTGAAGCCATCTTCTTCATCTGGCCAATAAGGATCCTAGTAGACCAGAGCTCTCTGGTCCATGCTAAGTGTGAAGTCAACCCTGCTTCTACCACCGGCCGTTTGCAGCCCCTTAAGCAGCTCATGAGCTGGCCAGGGAGGTAGAACATGCATGTTAAGAGCTCTGTTCATAGAAGAGTAACTTCATCGTCTGGACCAGGAGGTGGTTCCTTCTAGAGAGTATTTGAGGAGCCGTGGTGACCAATTATGAAGTGAGGATGCTGCCAGAATGTCGGGATCCAGGGAGATCTAGTGAGCAGTTCCCTGCAAGCAGTACCACCCCCTTGGAGAGCCACGGGGGCACGTGGCAAGCGCCCTGGACCCACCTTCTCCCGCAATTTGTAGATTGGTGGAAGCTTCTCCTCCACTTGCCGAGATAAACGTGGACTGTGGGACTCTTTCAACATCGTACTTGTGATGGATTCTGGCATCTTTTGTGTTAGTCCAATGTGAGGGAACTGGAAAAACAGCACACACGCCTTGATTAAAACCAGACACATCTGAATCTCAAAGCCAAGTATCAGGGCTTCCTCTGTAAAAGGATTAAAATGCAATTTGGGTGCTTCTGGCATGCGATGGAAATGGCATAATTTTCGTAATTTTCAAGTATCCTTTCCAAGACAAAAAATATTGTCATGGCCCAAGGCCACCACTGCCGGCCGTTTCAAGTTACAGGGGCCACCCTGCTGCTTGGAGCCTGGAAACGGTTCCACGGCCTGGTGAGAGGGGTGTGGTCCCACGGGAGGGAGCCAATGAGCTCCAAGGAGACAGAATGTGTTATCTGAGACCTTCCTGGTGGTCAGGGAGTGCCCCATACTCGGGACCAAGCATTCAGCCCGTGTTCCCAGGGGTGAGCCAACCTCCTGCAGGTAGGGGGTGTATCTTCAGGCCCAGGAAGGTGAGAAGGGTCGCGTTGAGTCTCTACAGAAAATGCAGAATGGTAGAGGGTGGGAAGGTTATTTGGATGCCAGGGGTGAGCTGGGAGTGGGCTTTCGTATCTCCCTGTGAACAGGCGGGAAGGAAACAGGACTGGGTCGAGGAAGGTGGTCCCAAAGAAGGTCTAGACTAACCCCATAGGGAGCTCCAGACATGGAGCGGCTTCTCAGAGTCGGCCTGATGGAGTGAGAGGACCGGCCCCTTGTGCGCTCTTGCCCATCAGTCACTGGgtaggagaggaaggaggaggaccCAGGAAGCAACTGACCTTGAGGAAGCAGCTCTTTTCAGCCAAGGAGTATCTAGGGTTGGACCCCTCCGCCCACCAAGCCACGCTCTCAGCAGCTAGGCCAGGAGTCCATTCCCAAAGAGGGATGTGGGTTCTGCTTGATAGCCACTGTAGCTCACCCCAATTTTACATAAACATCACCTCTTAAAAGCCACTCCTACAAAGTGGCCTTTGAAGTGGCCATCTCTAGGAGAGAAACTAAGATACAAACTGAATACAAATAAGATACAAACAGAAGGCAAGACCCCCAACTCTGAGGGAAAATTCTTGCAAAGGGTAACATAATGTGGCGGTGGGTCACAGACAATGAACTCAATGTCCCTGGGTCCAATCCCAGCTGTCTCTCCTAGAACGCCAGCCTTCCGCAAGAGACTTATTTTTCCAGGtcccagtttctttatctgtaaaatgggaataataataaccTACTCGATacagtgcatgcgtgctaagttgcttcagtcgtgtccaactcttcccgaccccatggactgtagcccaccaggctccccgtccacgggatcctccaggcaagaatactggagtgggttgtcatgccctcctccaggggatcctccggacccagggatgaacctacgtctcctgtggctcctgcactgcaggtggattgcTCACCATTGAGCTTCTGGGGAAGCTCCACCTGACTGAGCAGAtgtgattaaaagagaaaaatgctgCACCCGGAGAGTGTTCACTAGCTGTCGACAGGTTCTATTCTTGCTCACAGCTGTCCCCTCCCTTATCCCCAAGCCCACTGTCAAGGCCAGTCCTTCCTTGTCTTCGGGATTACAATGACATTGGTTGACActgttgttttctcccattccttcTCAAGTCATGATGTCACTGTACATATAACTATGGCTTTTGTTTAATCTCTGCACAAGAGAGCATTTAGTATGCTACTATTTATGTCAAAAGGTGGAGAGATTATGTCGTCTGTATGGTACACTCGGTGGGGCATTGTTGGCAGAGAAAAAGCAATGGTTTATACAACACATAGCAATgcggaaaagaagaaacagaatgagATCTGTAACCCAGCACcatttacagaaataaataatCCATGCACACAAAACAACACTACATAATTTACAAGAGCACATCTCAGTAACAGAGTTCCCGTTAAACACGTGTGAGTGGCTGCCCATGGGGTGAGCAGAGCAGGAACAGGGACCAAGGGCAAGGAAGTGACCGCAGGAACCAGCCAACATCATGTGGACCAGCCCTGCTATGGATGAATGACAGGGTCACTTTGGAGGAGGGCACCAGGGAAAAGGAAGGCTTCCTTGCCATCGTTTAAACATTTCTTAATTGAGTGCCTCTATTCCATTGTCTCATTTTCCACAACAAAAATAATCGTCTTTGTTTTTGATTAGAGTTAGAATACTTGCTCATGGTTTTAAaagttcagacaataaagaaaaacacaaggaAGGAATCCCATGCAGATTgtatcgggcttcccaggtggtgctagtggtaaaggacccgcctgccaatgcaggagatgtaggaaacatgggttccatcccagggttgggaagatcccctggaggaggccatggcaacccactccagtattcttgcctggagaatcccatggacagaggagcccggtgcactactgtccatggggccgcaaagagtcagacacgactgaagcaatttagcacgtaCACAGGATTGTGTTATAAATGTgatttcaaaaaattacaaataccTTAAAAATTTAACAGTTAacttttgggaattccctgacagccagtggtttaaaaaacaaaaacaaaaacacacccaGTAACTTTTGGTTACCCTCTCCATTCTCTTCTTGTCGTCccagataaaaaaataataataacaacaatagctCTCACATATTCCTTCACAAACACCAGGACCTACAAAGGGGACTTACACTGTTATACAAAAATCGGACCATATAACTCATACTATTTTGTACCTcgctttccttttttcccatttttattggagtataattgtttttacaatattctgttagtttctgctgtacaagaaagtgaatcagctatgctgctgctgctaagtcacttcagtcatgtccgattctgtgcaaccccatagacggcagcccaccaggctcccctgtccctgggatttccttctccaatgcaggaaagtgaaaagtgaaagtgaagtcactcagtcgtgtccgactcttagcgaccccatggactgccgcccaccaggctcctccatccatgggattttccaggcaagagtactggagtggggtgccataagcatacatatatcccctcccttttgagcctccctcccacttccccatcccacccctctaggtcatcacagagcaccaagctgagcatCCCGTGCTCTACAACATAACTTGCTTTTCTTGCTTAACATTGTCGTGCTtgtagttcagtctctcagtcgtgtccaactctttgcaaccccatggattgcagcacaccaggcttcccttccttcactatctcctggagtttgcttaaattcatcaCTTAACAATATACCATAGAAATTTTTCAAAGTCAACCTACCCATTTCTAATTCAttctgtattatatatacatttttagtggttttaaagcaatttttaagTAAGTATAAGTAATACAAAGGGCCTCCAAACTCAGAGCCTTTCCCTTTCCTCTACCTCCAATCTGCTTTTCCAAGTTATGGAGAATCAGGCCATGGGTAGGGAGTTTTTCTACATCCAGAAGGGTTCTTCTCACCAGCTGAATGACTTGAGTTCATTTGTAttctgcaacactatggactaaatcactgtaaaaaaaaaatggctctagcattttaatttcactcttttaaaatatatatttaatggctATAACATGATAGCTGTGAAATAAACCCTTCTGTTAGATATTGTAACCGTGAAATATAGCTTTTTAACTAGTTGGCGGTGAAATTTTTGCTGCATTCAATCACTCAATGACTGAAATATTAAACAGGAAGGTGAACATGTGTGCAGAGTGCCTTTTCTACTCGGCAACAGCCAGATCACCACCAGCAAGGTCAATTGTGAAATGACTGTCACCTCCAATGTGGCAATTACTGTCTCCCAAATGGGCTGCTGCTGACGCAAAACCaacaatttctttaattttcccaACTCGTCTACAAGTTACTTAGGGAAACTTCATGTCAGCTCTGTCCTTTTTATTCTCTTAGGTGCTGGCAGCAGAAAGGAGACCCACACCGTAGGCTCTGGTTAGACTGGGGAGATAAAGTCTTCCTTCTTAAACTGGTTCCTGGTACATTCCTAGGATCCCCAGCAGGAGGCGCCATGCTCTTTCTTGATGTCTCCCTTATTATACAACACTGACTTTGGAGTAGCAACATGGCTGGTTTAAGAAACACTTCccgaggacttccttggtggcccagtagttaagacttcacactttcagtgcttccactgcagggaacgtgggttcaatccctggtcagggaactaagattgcacTAAGATCGAGGCTTAGTCGAAAAATAAAAACCCTCCTCCAACTCCCTTGCAGCTAAACTGGACACGTGACCCTTGAAATGAAAGCCTAAGTCTGTGGGTGGGGCTCCTGGGAAAGCGATTGTTTTCTCCAGGAAAAGGTGCGGATGCAACTGACAGGCGCCTTCCATCCTTTTGCAATTGGACTTCCTCCTCATTTATCTGCCTGAGCTGACACCACACTGAGGGTGACAGGAGAGGCTGAGAAGAACCTGGgcctccaaagatatcccagggcatCTGCACCAGCCCTGAACTGCCTCCTTCTGCACTGGTTGTTGATTCCAAGCAGGGCCCTGGGGGCCTCCAGGCCCAAAGCCATTCTGTGTCCCCCCATTTCTTTGATGACAGGAAACAGGTTTCCTTCAGCCTCCAAGACTTCCCTGAGTTCTAATGGGCAGACTCAAGCAGttgttaattagggaagggaagggatgtgagagagggagaaacaAGTCAGAAGAAACGACTGTGTAGCCTTGGGGCAAGGTCCTGGTTCCTCACTGTGGGATGCACACCACAGCAGCTTTGAGCTCGTTTGCAAATACTGAAACCCCTCAGGAGGGAGAAGTCAGTGGTTAAGGATGGTATGCAGCCCACGAGGGCATCGACCTCAGACCAGTTGGacctgaaggttgatgatgctgactcacACTTAgctcaccaccaacccatcagaagaatgtccacaagctgatcacaccCTATAAAATTTCTCACTATCCTCTCCAAGCTGGGACATACGTTTTCAAGGCAGGAGTCCACTGTGCCCCGCTTTTCCTGGCAAAGTTATAAAGTTATCCTTTTGTACTTCACCCGAAATCCTGTTTCTGAGGTTCGATTCAGCACCGGTGCACAGAGCAGCTGAGTTTTCGGCATCACTGTTACTCGAGGAACACAAACCCTTTTCTGGTGAAGGCTCTGTAGTCAgctttttataataatattcagTCAAACATAATCCCGATACTGTAGGTGATAAAAAGAGGCCAAGCTCTTTAGTCTGAGAAGCTTACACTTGTTTCTTCCTGACCAGCTAGTGTATATAATTCACTCTGTTTCCCATCTCACTTTAGCTGCCAGGAAACTCAGAGTCAAATTTGTTTGACTCCGAATTGTTTAAGCCATATGGCCTGCATATCTATGTTACATAGttcatatattttccattttctatgtTTCTATGTTATATATTTTCCCAGTCTCAGCCTCTTAAAGTATATTTAAACTGGttctgaggttttatttttatataccttatactttattttgaatattttccacTCATTACTTTAAACCTTTGTGGAATGGAGTAGGGTATACAACAGGAAAGAATAtcagtataaatatatatccttTGGGAGCTGCAGGGGATTGGTTCTCCTCATCCCATCTTGTGGGTACCAAAACCCAGAGATGCTCAAGTTGGTTAGTTTCCCTTTGTATCTATGGGTTCTGCCTGGTGGACACACGGACTTGtatcacatatatgcatatatattatgtatataatggTTAGCAACCGTGCTTCCATGCATTATACTAAGCACCTTTGTATCCATTGTCTCATTAATCCTCACCATGGCCTCCAACCTCGGTATATTATGCTTCCATTTAACAGATAAAGAGACTGAGATTAAGCCTTCAGGCCCCAATTTTCcaagatattttccattttttttccttctaaacaaatctttaaaaaatttttctgtgtattactGCCCTAAAAGAGGTTAGTAACACTGTTTTCTGTGATACAACcagtgggaaaaaaagacaaagataccGGGTCCATGGGATTTATATTctaggaggaagagaaaagtcACACGTATAATAAATTACATAGTATATCAGAAGATGTGcacatgcctgctaagtcacttaagttggAACAGCTctgtgtgtgaccctgtggactgcagtttgccaggctcctctgtccatgggattttcctggcaagaatacaggagtgggttgccatgccctcctgcaggggatcttcccaacccagggatcaaacctatgtctcttatgtctcctgtatcagcaggtgggttccactagtgccacctgggaagcccatgtcagAGGATAGACgttatgaaaaatagaaaaagcagagaaacacaGCAATTACTACCTCATGGACATTCACAAGATACCAGTCTGCTGAGTGGTTTATGCACAGACTAATTTCATTTGATCCTCCGAGAATCAGATATGagattcccatttcacaggtcaAAGAACTGACACGGGATGAAGGGATCTGTCAGACGTCATACTATGGTAAGTAGCACCAGTAGGATCTGAGCTCAGCTCCGTGCCTGACCACACCCCTGTGGCCTGAGAAAGGCGAGAGAGGGCATCACCCTTCTTACCCATCTTCCGTCCTTGTCTAAGGGTGGGTTGAAGCGTCTCCCTTTGACCATTTTGTGCAGGAAACTGAAGGGGGCTGAGACTGGCTCTTATCCCTCCATGGCCTCATGAGCTGTGCGCCTGGGAAGCCACTCTTCCTTGTTCCTGGCCTCTAATTTGCAGGCTCTACCCGGAAGGGAAGGTCTGGGAGTGGTCCCTGTTGTCATAGCATCAGAGCCCACCCATCACAATGGGGCAGGAGAGCATGTCCTCCAGCCGCCCGAGGGCTCCTGCTGCTCCACAGAGTGTGATCCCCCGGGTCCCAGGTGAGGAACCCCACACACAGGCCAAACAGGCGGGCACCAGACAGTCCTGAGACAGTGGCCCACGCCACACCCTCCAAATGCTCCCACGGACGACTTCTGCGTTGACTGTCTTCACAGCCACCATCTGCCCCAGCCTCTTGGTCTTCAGAGAAGTGAGCTGGCTCTGCCTTGCCTACAGCCGCGGCATGACGTCGGGTcaggacccaggtctccccacgGGCTCCTTTCACGGCTGCTTCCCTGCCCATTGGGGCTCGTTCACTGTGCGTTCACCACGCTGCACGCAACTGAGACCATGGGGAAGAGGCAATCATGAGTCATTATTCAGGGCCAGGTGCTGTGCTGAGCACTTTTCCTGTGTTTCATGAACCGTTGGTgtctacaaatgaggaaacagggcCTTGTACCCAGTGGAGGGGGCGCCAGGTCACAGGACATCTCCAGGGCCCGTGAGCCTTTCCCAGGGCCAGCTGGTCTCCCCCGGGCTGTGACGGCTGCTCCTGAGGGCTAGCCTTCCTCCAGGGCCCGGACATGCAAGTGCAGCCTCGCTTCTCAGTGAGGTGATTTCcgcttcccttccttcttccctttctctctttctttttcattctcccttccttccttctttctccatttctttcttcatttcttccgcTCCCTTCCATTCTCCTTTTGACCATTCTCTCAGCTACTCCACGTAAGAGTGAGTACACATCTACAGGAGACTCTGCCCGGCTCTCTTGGTAGGAAGTTGTGTCCTCATCCCTCTCTTCTCCTAATCACAGCCAGGGTGTCCTCACAAGAGCTGCATGTCAGGCACACGGGACCACTCCTCTGGCCAGCACTGAGGGCCCAGGGCCTGGTGGCTCCTGGGGGAGATGCCTGCGGTGGAGCACGGACCAAGACCAGGCAGGTGTTAGTAACCAGCTCCACGTACAGACGGGGGAAAGCGAGTCTCAGAGAGGCGAAGGTACTTAGCCTCATCACACTGCTAGTCCGTAGAAAAGTCCATGTGAGAACCCAGATGTGGCGTGGCCAAATTCAACGCCAGCATCAAACAGGATTCATTTCACCACACTTCCCTGACCCTGTTTGAATTAGTGGGCAGTGAATTTACTAGGATTGCTTTTCATGCCACTTTTTCCATCTGCATGAAAGTGGCCTGACTACACACCTGCCTGTCAGCCACGATCCCTCCCCACGGTGAGCCTGGCAGGCCGGGGGGGTCAATGAGCCCTGTCGTATGCTCCTCTGCTGCGCCCCCTCCCCAGTGGACGCCCTGCCGTGGAGCCCAGCACAGATGGGGAGGAGCAAGGAGGGCCGAACGTGGCTTCCTCCACTTTCCAAGACTGAGAGTAAAGCAATGAGGAAGGAGGGAGCCAGAGACAAAAATATCTAAAGCCAGTGCCATTTCCAACAAAGTGTTCTACGGGCATTCACTTTGTCTCCACCAACAGAGCAGAAAATCCTCTAGATCTGAAGTCTCATCTCTAAATATATTCTCTTCTCCTCTGTAATTTAGTCTTCCGCTCTATTAAGCAAGGTATATGATCGCTGGTTAAGGTGTTTTCCAATTTCCCGCTTTTGAATGATGGtttaaaattctcaaaaatgTGTCCAAGAAAAATCAAAAGTGAATAAAGAAAACCCGGCCAGGAAAAATGAAATACGGTTTTTCTTCAGCTAGGATTTCCGAACGGCAGATTCGGTTGGGGTGGTTCGTTGTTGAGGTTATTCTTTTCAGAGGTTTGAATTACTGGGCTGAACTTGGAGACCCACCATGCTGGAAGCAAGTCCTGTAAACACACAGGGCTCTCAGATCCCTGGGGCTGAGAATACCAGAGAGTTGAGCCCCGTCCTGCCTTGGGTCTTTGCACGTgcacagctctgctcagaacgCAGTGATGCAAAACAACCTGTTAAGGCGGCTATGGAGGCAATGACGAGCACATGGCTGTGTTCACTTGCTCAACAAGCACAGATTGAACACCCACTATGTGCCAGCTCTGCGTTCCAACAGCACCAAGATGATCACCGAAACCAGTTTTTTTATAAGCGGTAAATCACGGAcggttttttaaaatgtcaggaaTATATGTTAGTATCCACTACTTTTAGGTCAATTGTAAGTCAGaagtggggcctccctggtggctcagaggtaaagaatcagcctgccaattcaggagatgcggatttgatccctgggttgggaaaatcccctggaggagaaaatggcaacccacttcagtgttcttgcctggagaatctcatggacagaggagtctggcagcctacagtccttgggggtcacaaaagagtcggacacgactgagtcactgaacaacaacaactcgtGGATTTCCCAATACATCAGATGACCAGGACCCCAAATTATTGATTaaccaaaaattattttcagtgagCCACCTGCCACATTGATGCCTAACTGTTCCATCCAATGTATTTTTTAACACAGCAGCTGCTTACATACTTTGACTTTTAGATCTTTATATCCAAAGTGTTAAAGACCTTATGAAAGACAGCTGTGTCTGTCTCTTCCATGTGTTTTCAGTGCAGTGTGCCATTCCTTGATTTAATGAAGGACTTGCCGTCTTTTGCAGGAGAGAAAGAGGTGGAACCACGAGTATGTTTTCACACATGCCTCTGCCACGTGCCCATATGTGCTGCCCCCAGAAACTCTCAGacctgcacacacaggcacactgaAACTCATCACGCCACCAAAGGGAAGATTTTGCCTCCTCATTCGTATCTACACATCCCGCACAATTCAACTAGCATGTGGAGGGAAATCTGAGCCATCTTCACATTCATAAAATGCTGAGCTCTGAGAAATTCTCCAGCATCTGaattataaaacacattttcatttcactCTGCAAGGTAAACTATCGGGATTCTTTCTGCAAATAGCAACTGAATTGAGGTGACTCCATTGCATTTTTTTATTAGTTCACGATTCACACAGAACTAATGGAAATTACAAAGCATGCACAACCTATTTGCACACCACCTTGAAAAGTACTCAGGCATCGGTAATGTGAAGcactttttttcccttgttttacCCTATCTTGCAAACCATCTGGAAAATTAACTGCATCTCTCTCCCTTCCACTCAACAATTCCTGGATCAAGACAAGTAAGATGAATTGAAAGACAAGAAGAACTTGACCACCTTGGAAGTTTGTTCAGTTGAGAGGTAGAAatagtaacatttaaaaaaaccctTGACTCTACCGATGCACATGAGTCAGTGAGGATGTGAGACATTGCCCAGGTAACGACAATTTCTGATAACCTTGCTGAAACATGAACTGCGATCAACTTTTCAAATCACGTCTAGAGAAAGCTTTTGCTTGATTGATAACTTGGAGAACTGGTCACTCAAAAAATTGCTGCAATCTAGCAAATTGTAATGGACACAGTGAAGGTCATGGAAAAACTGTCACCGTCCTCATGAACCTgactctctgctggggagatAGACATCACACACAGATAACTGGCTATAATTGGGAGAGGTTCCAGGGTGCTCAAGACCATGTGACAGAGGGACCTGCATGAATCTGAACGGTGACCAGGCAGGTAATGAAGAAATGAAGCGAAGAATGACTTCAGTGAACCAAAGGGAGAAAGAAGCATGTGCCAGGTGGAGAGCCTGGTAGAGGCCCTGATAGCAGGCAGAGCTTGACTCTCTCAGGGACCAGAAAGGAGGCCAGAGGACTGTGCAGGTTGGAGATGATGTTGGAAAAAGCAGAAAGCAGGCCACTCAGGGCCTCCAGGCCTTCTGAGAGCTGGTGGACAGGCACTTTGCCCTCTGTGACCTTGATCAGCTGGCCAGTGTCAGCAGCAGGCAGAAACTCAAGGAACAGGTGTCAGCAACATACCAGTTGAGAGCTTTGGGTTTTTCAGAAAAAGCACCTTAGaagtactaagtcgcttcagtcatgtccaactcctagtgaccccatggactacggcccaccaggcccctccatccatgggattttccaggcaagagtactggagtgggtgccattgccttctccaaccttaGAAGTAAAAGACTCGCCATTAAGATTCAGTAGGTGTGCCGAGTTTATGCTGTCTCCAAATTCTGAAAAAGACAGGCAGAAATACTTAGTGTGATTCCCGTCTCTCCCCGGGTTGGGTTGGTTACTCCTATTTTCTCCGTGTTCTGCATTTGTTGAGGTTTACGTGAAGATGTGATGCTATTTTTTTCAACCCCTGGAACGTCAGCTGCTTTTGTCCTCTCGCAGTGTGAATGGGACAGTCCTCCGAAGACACAGAATAAAAGACAGCAGTAGCTAGAAGTGCGGTTCAACCCAGAGAACACTGGGATGGAAACTGCCAGCCTCCACCATCTTAAAGccaaacagccaaataaatatctatttttcaaCCCAAGAGAAAATGAACAGTGTCTTGGAAGGTGATGGAACGTTCACCTCTATCCCATActgggagagaagaggggagacGGGTCCCCCAAGGAAgagtctcctctctcctcttaTTGTGCACCATAAAACATAATGGAGATTTCATCAACTTAGCAGCAAGTTGCAAACTAATAAAAGAGCCTTGTTACAAAGATAATAAGAAGACAAAGTCATAAATGACAGACCTGGGCTGAGTGCtggtgttcagtcagttcagtcgctcagtcgtgtctgactccttgtgaccccatgaatcgcagcaggccaggcctccctgtccatcaccaactcccggagttcacccagactcacgtccgtcaagtcggtgataccatccaaccatcttatcctctgttgtccccttctcctcctgcccccaatccctcccagcatcagggtcttttccaatgagtcaattctttacatgaggtggccagagtactggagtttcagctttagcatcatcccttccaaagaacacccaggactgatctcctttgggatggactggttggatctccttgcagtccaagggactctcaagagtcttctccaacaccacagttcaaaagcatcaattcttcggtgctcagctttcttcacagtccaactctcacatccacacatgactactggaaaaaccatagccttgactagatggacctttgtgggcaaagtaatgtctctgcttttgaatatgctatctaggttggtcataacttttctttcaaggagtaagcgtcatttaatttcatggctgcaatcaacatctgcagtgattttggagcccagaaaaataaagtctgacactgtttccactgtttccccatctattttccaggaagtgatgggaccggatgccgtgatcttcgttttctgaatgttgagctgtaagccaactttttcactctcctctt belongs to Capricornis sumatraensis isolate serow.1 chromosome 23, serow.2, whole genome shotgun sequence and includes:
- the TEX36 gene encoding testis-expressed protein 36, with the translated sequence MVKGRRFNPPLDKDGRWFPHIGLTQKMPESITSTMLKESHSPRLSRQVEEKLPPIYKLREKQAVNNNFPFSAHDNRHSFQDSGFYLDSVSISSHIAKKMNSNIRALAFLRPGED